A region from the Thermogemmatispora onikobensis genome encodes:
- a CDS encoding pentapeptide repeat-containing protein, whose protein sequence is MTRPLPDAVSRHLQDHERWLVPPHKQGQRWQATGLDLSQLDLSGRSLQEAFLRSCSFAGSLLAHTNLSGAVLSSSHFLQAQAPDASLAEALCWQTLWRGAMLHRLQAERADFSEADFSEADLSEASLRLARFDHARLRQTCLRQATLHQASFFGADLSGADLTGARLWRAVFSHASGLESVRVDWLDVGPPDQPEPLFGEAARRWLLQAPAHSRPPQLFDWLRAYEHWQQTDGRERSPILDQFDSKGLDLHGLDLSGHLLVEARLSSSTFDGALLRGCNLAEAWLASCSFNGATLDEARLAKAVCWKARFRQASLRSLVGNGASFKLADLSQADLSQADLSGADFYWACLQHACLRGAELRRTILARADLSGADLSGAHLWRTLLFGAIGLESVRADWLDVGPLDQPEPLFGEAAHRWLRWAASSPLPPGLEALQE, encoded by the coding sequence ATGACCCGACCTTTGCCTGATGCTGTCTCGCGCCACCTGCAGGACCACGAGCGCTGGCTCGTTCCCCCTCATAAGCAGGGCCAGCGCTGGCAGGCCACTGGCCTCGACCTCTCCCAGCTCGACCTCTCCGGTCGCTCCCTCCAGGAAGCCTTCCTGCGCTCCTGCTCCTTCGCCGGCTCCCTGCTCGCTCACACAAACCTCTCCGGGGCCGTCCTCTCCTCCTCCCACTTCCTGCAGGCTCAGGCTCCCGACGCCTCCCTCGCCGAGGCTCTCTGCTGGCAGACCCTCTGGCGCGGGGCCATGCTCCACCGCCTGCAGGCTGAGCGTGCCGACTTCTCCGAGGCCGACTTCTCCGAGGCCGACCTCTCTGAGGCCTCCTTGCGCCTGGCCCGCTTCGACCACGCCCGCCTGCGCCAGACCTGCCTGCGCCAGGCCACCCTGCACCAGGCTTCCTTCTTCGGCGCCGACCTCTCCGGCGCTGATCTCACCGGCGCCCGCCTCTGGCGCGCCGTCTTCTCGCATGCCTCCGGCCTGGAGTCCGTCCGCGTCGACTGGCTCGACGTCGGCCCGCCCGACCAGCCTGAACCCCTCTTCGGGGAGGCCGCCCGCCGCTGGCTCTTGCAGGCCCCCGCGCATTCCCGTCCTCCCCAACTCTTCGACTGGCTCCGAGCATACGAGCACTGGCAGCAAACCGACGGACGCGAGCGCTCTCCCATCCTGGACCAGTTCGACTCCAAGGGCCTCGACCTGCATGGCCTTGACCTCTCTGGCCACCTGCTGGTTGAAGCCCGCCTCTCCTCCTCCACCTTCGACGGCGCCCTCCTGCGCGGCTGCAATCTCGCAGAGGCTTGGCTGGCCTCCTGCTCTTTCAACGGCGCCACCCTCGATGAAGCCCGCCTCGCGAAAGCAGTTTGCTGGAAAGCCCGCTTCCGGCAGGCCAGCCTCCGCAGCCTGGTCGGCAATGGCGCCTCCTTCAAGCTGGCCGACCTCTCCCAGGCCGACCTCTCTCAGGCCGACCTCTCCGGCGCTGACTTTTACTGGGCCTGCCTCCAGCACGCCTGCCTGCGCGGCGCCGAGCTGCGCCGCACCATCCTGGCCCGCGCCGACCTCTCCGGCGCCGACCTCTCCGGCGCTCACCTCTGGCGGACCCTCCTCTTCGGCGCCATCGGCCTCGAGTCCGTCCGCGCCGACTGGCTCGACGTCGGCCCGCTCGACCAGCCTGAACCCCTCTTCGGGGAGGCAGCCCACCGCTGGCTACGCTGGGCTGCCAGTTCGCCCCTTCCTCCTGGCCTCGAGGCCCTACAGGAGTGA
- the groES gene encoding co-chaperone GroES, translated as MSTAGEKVRPLADRVLVKPVTRESVTKTGIVLPDTAKEKPQQGLVLAVGPGKLLDNGQRVKPEVNVGDHVLFSKYSGTEIKIDDEELLILRESDVMGVVEEE; from the coding sequence ATGTCGACCGCAGGTGAGAAGGTTCGCCCATTGGCTGATCGTGTTTTGGTGAAGCCGGTGACGCGCGAGTCGGTGACGAAGACCGGCATCGTGCTCCCCGATACGGCCAAGGAGAAGCCACAGCAGGGGCTGGTCCTGGCGGTTGGCCCCGGCAAGCTGCTCGATAATGGTCAGCGTGTGAAGCCGGAGGTCAATGTCGGCGATCATGTGCTCTTCTCCAAGTATTCTGGTACCGAGATTAAGATCGACGATGAGGAGCTGCTGATCCTGCGCGAAAGCGATGTGATGGGCGTGGTCGAGGAGGAGTAG